The proteins below come from a single Candidatus Desulfarcum epimagneticum genomic window:
- the coaBC gene encoding Phosphopantothenoylcysteine decarboxylase / Phosphopantothenate--cysteine ligase, which yields MSFFRRGGPLWPPIGFIGFVYFYGVHRVMNILKDKNIVLGVSGGIAAYKSAELLRLFQKSGASVRVAMTRNACEFVGPLTFEALSGHEVCVSMFEKSGGDGEIKHISWAADLDAVVIAPATANVIGKIAGGVADDFLTTFVMAATCPVLVCPAMNSDMYLSPAVSRNIETLKGDGFVVMEPGEGEMACQTSGPGRLPEPPEIAKALAACLSPKDFAGKRVLVTAGPTREYIDPVRFISNPSSGKMGYAVAAAAAMRGAETALVSGPSALADPFDVRVKRVETAEEMAEAALRLMESADIIIKTAAVSDYKPARPAAAKIKKTSDTLELSLEKGVDILKEMGRRKEGRFLAGFAAETEDLQKNALGKMEQKNLDMIVGNLIGDASSGFSADTNRAVLFFKDGTVRDMPLMSKEALAHAILDGVARRIFS from the coding sequence TTGAGTTTTTTTCGCAGGGGCGGCCCCCTGTGGCCGCCCATCGGGTTCATCGGGTTCGTTTATTTTTACGGGGTCCATCGCGTCATGAATATTTTAAAAGACAAAAACATTGTTCTGGGCGTCAGCGGCGGCATCGCGGCGTACAAGAGCGCGGAGCTGCTTCGGCTGTTTCAGAAAAGCGGCGCCTCGGTCCGGGTGGCCATGACCCGAAACGCCTGCGAGTTTGTGGGCCCGCTCACCTTTGAGGCCCTGTCCGGCCATGAGGTCTGCGTGTCCATGTTTGAAAAAAGCGGGGGAGACGGCGAGATCAAACACATCTCATGGGCCGCGGATCTGGACGCCGTCGTCATCGCGCCGGCCACGGCCAATGTCATCGGCAAGATCGCCGGCGGCGTGGCCGACGATTTTCTCACCACCTTTGTCATGGCCGCGACCTGCCCGGTCCTGGTGTGCCCGGCCATGAATTCGGACATGTATTTAAGCCCGGCCGTGTCCCGGAACATCGAGACGCTGAAAGGAGACGGGTTTGTCGTCATGGAGCCCGGGGAAGGGGAGATGGCGTGTCAAACCTCGGGGCCGGGGCGTCTGCCCGAGCCCCCCGAGATAGCAAAGGCCCTCGCGGCCTGCCTGAGCCCCAAGGATTTCGCCGGGAAACGGGTTCTGGTCACCGCCGGTCCCACACGGGAATACATCGACCCGGTTCGGTTCATCAGCAATCCCTCATCCGGGAAAATGGGCTACGCCGTGGCCGCGGCCGCCGCCATGAGGGGAGCCGAGACCGCGCTGGTGTCCGGGCCGTCGGCGCTGGCGGACCCTTTTGATGTCCGGGTCAAGCGCGTGGAGACGGCCGAAGAAATGGCCGAGGCGGCCCTGCGTCTGATGGAGAGCGCCGACATCATTATCAAAACCGCCGCCGTCTCCGACTACAAGCCGGCCCGCCCGGCCGCGGCCAAGATCAAAAAAACATCGGACACCCTGGAGCTGTCCCTGGAGAAAGGGGTGGACATTTTAAAAGAGATGGGGCGCCGGAAAGAGGGGCGTTTTCTGGCGGGGTTCGCGGCGGAGACCGAGGACCTTCAAAAAAACGCGCTTGGAAAAATGGAGCAAAAAAATCTGGACATGATCGTGGGCAACCTGATCGGGGACGCGTCTTCGGGATTTTCGGCGGACACCAACCGGGCCGTTCTTTTTTTCAAAGACGGGACCGTCCGGGACATGCCCCTGATGTCCAAGGAGGCTTTGGCCCACGCCATTTTAGACGGCGTGGCCCGGCGAATATTTTCGTAA